Proteins encoded in a region of the Armatimonadota bacterium genome:
- the lexA gene encoding transcriptional repressor LexA yields METDSRERHMAKGLTKRQEDILQFVMEYVQAEGYPPSIREIGQRFKIGSLRGVTVHLDALERKGYIERSNTPRSIKIKHPAYQSGNKVMMLPLVGTIAAGTPILASEHVEHLVPVPNDMVRNIQGAFLLRVKGDSMSGEGINPRDLVVVKPQQSANHGDLVAVLMGDEATVKRIHFNGPQVRLMPSNPAYDPIIVDREDARVIGRIVGLMRDYEGMAF; encoded by the coding sequence GTGGAAACCGACAGCAGGGAGCGCCACATGGCGAAGGGACTCACGAAGAGGCAAGAAGACATCCTTCAGTTCGTAATGGAGTACGTACAGGCCGAGGGTTACCCTCCGTCGATCCGCGAGATCGGCCAGCGCTTCAAGATCGGTTCTCTGCGGGGGGTCACCGTCCACTTGGACGCCTTGGAGCGCAAAGGGTACATCGAACGGTCGAACACGCCCCGTTCGATCAAGATCAAGCACCCCGCCTATCAGTCCGGCAACAAGGTCATGATGCTCCCGCTCGTCGGAACGATCGCAGCAGGCACGCCCATCTTGGCCTCCGAACACGTCGAACACCTCGTTCCCGTCCCGAACGACATGGTGCGCAACATTCAGGGTGCGTTCCTCCTGCGCGTCAAAGGCGATTCGATGTCGGGCGAAGGCATCAACCCGCGGGACCTGGTCGTCGTCAAACCTCAACAGTCGGCCAACCATGGCGACCTTGTCGCCGTCCTCATGGGTGACGAGGCCACGGTCAAGAGGATCCACTTCAACGGGCCCCAAGTCCGGCTGATGCCGAGCAACCCCGCCTATGACCCGATCATCGTCGACCGGGAAGACGCCCGCGTCATCGGTCGGATCGTCGGTCTGATGCGGGACTACGAAGGCATGGCCTTCTAA